A single window of Gemmatimonadota bacterium DNA harbors:
- a CDS encoding PQQ-dependent dehydrogenase, methanol/ethanol family: MKRRLLHLTLPFAMGLTAFPADAQWGRNVDDEALANPNRTEWLTNGRDFAEQRFSPLDQINAGNVSRLGLAWSYEIGSPQGQLEATPLVSDGIMYATGTWSVVFALDARTGEEIWRWDPGIIQGGLANGGPSICCGPANRGVALYEGKIYAGLLDGRLVALDAETGRLVWARQTVPPGDEYSITGAPRIVRGKVVIGNGGAEYGVRGYVTAYDAETGEEVWRFYTVPGDPSLGFESFALEMAASTWAGNWWELGGGGTVWDAIAYDPEANLVYIGVGNGSPWSREHRSAGQGDNLFLASIVALNGDTGEMAWYYQTAPGDDWDYTATQHIMLADLVINGEERRVLMQAPKNGFFYVLDRITGEFISAQAIAHVTWASHVDPTTGRPVETPEARYDEVGAYLAPGPRGAHNWEPMSFNPEVGLVFISGQNTQSFYRRNTDFVIRPGQFNTGTGGGGGRGGVTAPPAPQPAGFLLGWDPVAQEERWRIPYESSRNGGTLSTAGGLLFSARNDGRFYAHDPATGRILWEAEIARGPGAMMTYELDGRQYVTMLTGPGGANGPSGRVLTFALDGNASMPND; the protein is encoded by the coding sequence ATGAAGCGACGACTCCTGCATCTCACTCTCCCCTTCGCCATGGGGCTCACGGCCTTTCCCGCCGATGCGCAGTGGGGCCGGAACGTGGACGACGAGGCACTCGCCAATCCGAATCGGACCGAGTGGCTCACGAACGGTCGCGACTTCGCGGAGCAGCGCTTCAGCCCCCTCGATCAGATCAACGCCGGAAATGTGAGCCGCCTGGGGCTGGCCTGGTCTTACGAGATCGGGAGCCCACAGGGACAGCTCGAGGCAACCCCCCTCGTCTCCGATGGCATCATGTACGCGACCGGGACCTGGAGCGTCGTCTTCGCCCTCGACGCCCGGACCGGCGAGGAGATCTGGCGATGGGATCCGGGGATCATCCAGGGAGGACTCGCAAACGGCGGGCCGAGCATCTGTTGCGGTCCGGCCAACCGGGGCGTGGCCCTCTACGAAGGAAAAATCTATGCCGGGCTCCTGGACGGGCGGCTCGTGGCGCTGGACGCGGAGACCGGCCGACTTGTCTGGGCCCGGCAGACCGTGCCTCCGGGAGACGAATACAGCATCACGGGAGCGCCGCGCATCGTCCGCGGGAAGGTGGTCATCGGAAATGGAGGCGCGGAATACGGCGTCCGCGGATACGTGACCGCATACGACGCCGAGACCGGGGAAGAGGTGTGGCGTTTCTACACGGTTCCGGGCGACCCCTCCCTTGGCTTCGAGTCCTTCGCCCTCGAGATGGCAGCGAGCACCTGGGCCGGGAACTGGTGGGAGCTCGGCGGCGGGGGAACCGTCTGGGACGCCATCGCCTACGATCCGGAAGCGAATCTCGTCTACATCGGTGTAGGGAACGGCTCCCCCTGGAGCCGCGAGCACCGGAGCGCCGGACAGGGCGACAATCTCTTCCTCGCCTCGATCGTCGCCCTGAACGGGGACACGGGCGAAATGGCGTGGTATTACCAGACGGCCCCGGGGGACGACTGGGACTATACGGCGACTCAACACATCATGCTCGCGGACCTGGTGATCAACGGGGAGGAGCGGCGGGTCCTGATGCAGGCCCCCAAGAATGGCTTCTTCTACGTCCTCGACCGGATCACCGGAGAGTTCATCTCGGCCCAAGCGATCGCCCATGTGACCTGGGCCTCGCATGTGGATCCGACGACGGGGCGGCCGGTCGAAACACCGGAGGCCCGGTACGACGAAGTCGGCGCCTACCTCGCACCGGGTCCGCGCGGAGCCCATAACTGGGAGCCGATGTCCTTCAATCCGGAAGTCGGCCTCGTCTTTATCTCGGGCCAGAACACGCAGTCGTTTTATCGTCGAAACACGGACTTCGTCATCCGGCCCGGACAGTTCAACACCGGAACGGGCGGAGGCGGCGGTCGGGGAGGCGTCACGGCGCCCCCGGCCCCCCAGCCGGCCGGATTCCTGCTCGGCTGGGATCCGGTGGCCCAGGAGGAGCGCTGGAGGATTCCCTACGAGTCGTCACGCAACGGCGGGACGCTCTCGACGGCAGGCGGCCTCCTCTTCAGCGCGAGGAACGATGGGCGCTTTTACGCCCACGACCCAGCGACCGGGCGCATCCTCTGGGAGGCGGAGATCGCCCGCGGGCCCGGAGCGATGATGACCTACGAGCTCGACGGGCGGCAGTATGTGACGATGCTTACGGGCCCGGGCGGCGCGAATGGGCCGTCGGGGCGGGTCCTGACTTTCGCGTTGGACGGCAATGCGTCCATGCCGAACGACTGA
- the fusA gene encoding elongation factor G has translation MPSAKDYPTDQIRNIAILGHASSGKTTLVDALCFATGTSQRKGNVDEGHALTMTTPEEISHRVSMQLTPAFAEWTDTKLNLLDTPGYLDFTADALAAVRVADAAVIVLSATSGVEVGTEKVWEYCEERGIPRILFISMMDKEHADFHGVYQDAKERLTPKALPVEIPIGSGDGFQGLINLFRERAHFYGAPDGKGEFEVGEIPSELQGSFDRWRTELQETLATQDESLLEQYLEGGGISREDAIAAMARGMARGDVVPVLLGSARKGYGVRALLRRMVQLLPSPAAAPPQPASQNNGKGEVQLSAADGDPFSALVFKTTAEPHVGNLSLFRVYGGRVESGAQVVNVGRASPEKLNHLSVPFGKERPEVQRLHAGDIGVVAKLRDTHTNDTLAAPSRPVLIPGIAFPRPDITLAVRGVSRKDDDRLGEVLSHLREEDPAFQFEYNSELHQTIVRGLGELHLDIQIERMARKYGVKVETERPRIAYRETITLPAEAQGRHKKQSGGRGQFGDCWIRLEPLPPGSGFEFVNGIKGGVIPGKFIPSVERGIVEAAGKGIVAGYPLVDVRAECFDGTYHTVDSSDIAFQIAGSLAFQKAAQQAGPILLEPIMAVAVTTPETFMGDILADITQRRGKVLGMDGGGGRTVVRARVPQAELYKYAAALRAMTQGRAHHVRELVAYEPVPDLVAKRIVGEVQGKAS, from the coding sequence ATGCCGTCTGCGAAGGACTATCCGACCGACCAAATCCGCAACATTGCCATCCTGGGGCACGCAAGCTCGGGAAAAACCACGCTCGTGGACGCCCTATGCTTCGCGACGGGGACGTCGCAGCGGAAGGGGAACGTGGACGAGGGCCACGCCCTCACCATGACGACCCCCGAAGAGATCTCCCACCGCGTGTCCATGCAGCTCACCCCGGCCTTCGCCGAGTGGACGGACACGAAGCTCAACCTCCTGGACACCCCGGGATACCTCGACTTCACCGCGGACGCCTTGGCGGCCGTTCGGGTTGCGGACGCGGCGGTGATCGTGCTGAGCGCGACCTCCGGAGTCGAGGTTGGAACGGAGAAAGTCTGGGAATATTGCGAGGAACGCGGGATCCCCCGGATCCTTTTCATTTCGATGATGGATAAGGAGCATGCGGACTTCCACGGCGTTTACCAGGATGCGAAGGAGCGGCTCACGCCGAAGGCGCTCCCCGTGGAGATTCCCATCGGCTCCGGCGACGGGTTCCAGGGGCTCATCAACCTTTTTCGGGAGCGCGCCCACTTCTACGGTGCCCCGGATGGAAAGGGCGAGTTCGAGGTCGGTGAGATCCCGTCGGAGCTCCAGGGCTCTTTCGATCGGTGGCGAACCGAGCTCCAGGAAACCCTCGCCACGCAGGACGAGAGTCTCCTGGAGCAGTATCTCGAGGGGGGCGGAATCTCGAGGGAGGACGCCATCGCCGCGATGGCCCGCGGGATGGCGCGCGGGGACGTGGTGCCGGTCCTCCTCGGGTCGGCCCGGAAAGGGTACGGGGTTCGGGCCCTGCTCCGGCGGATGGTGCAGCTCCTCCCCAGCCCGGCGGCGGCCCCTCCCCAACCGGCTTCCCAGAACAACGGGAAGGGGGAGGTTCAGCTCTCTGCCGCGGACGGCGACCCATTTTCGGCCCTCGTCTTCAAGACGACGGCGGAGCCGCACGTGGGAAATCTCTCGCTTTTCCGCGTCTACGGAGGACGGGTGGAATCCGGCGCCCAGGTCGTGAATGTGGGACGGGCGAGTCCGGAAAAGCTCAACCATCTCTCCGTCCCCTTCGGCAAGGAGCGGCCGGAAGTGCAGAGGCTCCACGCGGGGGACATCGGGGTCGTCGCAAAGCTACGGGACACCCACACGAACGACACTCTCGCCGCGCCCTCGCGACCCGTCCTGATTCCGGGAATCGCTTTCCCCCGCCCGGACATCACGCTGGCGGTGCGTGGCGTGAGCCGAAAGGATGACGACCGCCTCGGGGAGGTCCTGAGCCATCTCCGCGAGGAGGATCCGGCCTTCCAGTTCGAGTACAACTCGGAGCTCCACCAGACGATCGTACGCGGGCTCGGAGAGCTCCACCTGGACATCCAGATCGAGCGGATGGCCCGGAAGTACGGGGTCAAGGTGGAGACGGAGCGGCCCCGGATCGCCTACCGCGAAACGATCACTCTGCCGGCCGAGGCACAGGGGCGTCACAAGAAACAGTCCGGCGGACGGGGACAATTCGGCGACTGTTGGATCCGGCTCGAGCCCCTTCCCCCCGGTTCCGGGTTCGAGTTCGTGAACGGGATCAAGGGTGGGGTGATCCCCGGGAAGTTCATCCCGTCGGTGGAACGCGGAATCGTCGAGGCGGCCGGAAAGGGAATCGTCGCCGGTTATCCCCTCGTGGACGTCCGGGCGGAGTGTTTCGACGGGACCTACCACACCGTGGACTCCTCGGACATCGCATTCCAGATCGCGGGGTCACTCGCTTTCCAGAAGGCCGCGCAGCAGGCCGGGCCGATCCTCCTCGAGCCGATCATGGCGGTCGCCGTGACGACGCCAGAGACCTTCATGGGCGACATCCTCGCCGACATCACACAGCGTAGGGGGAAGGTGCTCGGGATGGATGGAGGTGGTGGGCGCACCGTCGTTCGGGCTCGGGTCCCCCAGGCGGAGCTCTACAAGTACGCCGCCGCGCTCCGCGCGATGACCCAGGGGCGCGCGCACCACGTGCGCGAACTCGTGGCGTACGAACCCGTGCCGGATCTGGTCGCGAAGCGAATCGTAGGAGAAGTTCAGGGCAAGGCCTCCTGA